The following are encoded together in the Candidatus Margulisiibacteriota bacterium genome:
- a CDS encoding DNA polymerase IV: protein MRNQPLTISSWPTAILHADGDGFFASVEQALNPAYKNKPVVTGHERGMAIAVSYEAKALGITRGMLMNQIRRTYPECIILPGNYEAYMLFAKRMFSIMRRYTPAVEEYSIDEAFADITGLRRVHNLGYEEIARKIQSDIRKELDIGVSIGVSLTKSLAKLCSKFRKPNGITCVKGKYIHILLQKTPIEKVWGIGPSTSSLLRKYQCTTAYDFVMKPVSFINHYLTKRELEIYKELRGEMVFSLDLTKKDNYQSISKARTFEATKEKSMVFAEMVKNIEEATAKCRKYKLTAKRVSIFFKTQQFVTSGHEAKLSRHTASAIEILEVVKVLFDHCYKEGVEYRQTTCVLSELTDNNSQQLTIFDSVLRIEQLEKVSGTVDAINKNMGRGKIHLAASLPARKQSNARLAIPMMNIRV from the coding sequence ATGCGTAACCAGCCATTAACAATATCTTCTTGGCCCACAGCGATCCTCCATGCTGATGGTGACGGTTTTTTTGCTTCTGTCGAACAAGCACTTAATCCTGCGTATAAGAACAAGCCAGTAGTAACCGGGCATGAACGCGGCATGGCAATAGCTGTCAGCTATGAAGCGAAAGCCTTGGGGATAACAAGAGGCATGCTGATGAACCAGATCAGGCGCACTTATCCGGAATGCATCATTCTGCCTGGGAACTACGAGGCGTATATGCTGTTCGCCAAGCGCATGTTTAGTATTATGCGCAGGTATACACCTGCGGTGGAAGAATACTCAATCGACGAAGCCTTTGCCGATATTACCGGCCTACGCCGAGTGCATAATCTCGGCTATGAAGAGATCGCCCGAAAAATACAGTCAGATATACGGAAAGAGCTGGATATCGGGGTTTCTATCGGGGTCAGTCTGACAAAATCACTGGCAAAGCTCTGTTCGAAATTCAGGAAACCTAACGGAATTACTTGTGTCAAAGGTAAGTACATTCATATTCTCTTGCAGAAAACCCCGATTGAGAAAGTCTGGGGTATTGGTCCCAGTACTTCGTCCTTGCTTCGCAAATACCAGTGTACGACGGCTTATGATTTTGTGATGAAGCCTGTTAGCTTTATTAATCACTACCTCACCAAACGAGAGCTGGAAATATACAAGGAACTGCGTGGAGAGATGGTGTTCTCTCTGGACCTGACAAAGAAGGACAACTACCAATCGATTAGCAAAGCCAGAACCTTTGAAGCCACGAAGGAGAAGTCCATGGTATTTGCCGAGATGGTCAAAAATATTGAGGAAGCTACCGCAAAATGCAGGAAGTATAAACTCACTGCTAAAAGGGTCTCGATCTTCTTTAAGACTCAACAATTTGTCACTTCTGGGCATGAAGCGAAACTTAGCAGGCACACGGCAAGTGCTATAGAAATACTCGAAGTGGTAAAGGTACTTTTTGATCATTGCTACAAAGAAGGTGTGGAGTATCGGCAGACTACCTGTGTATTGTCCGAGCTAACCGACAATAACAGCCAGCAGCTAACGATCTTTGATAGTGTCCTACGAATTGAACAGTTAGAAAAAGTTTCCGGCACGGTGGATGCTATTAATAAGAATATGGGGCGCGGGAAAATCCATCTGGCCGCCAGCTTGCCTGCCAGAAAACAGAGCAACGCCCGGCTGGCCATTCCCATGATGAATATTCGGGTATGA
- the accC gene encoding acetyl-CoA carboxylase biotin carboxylase subunit, with amino-acid sequence MFKKILIANRGEIAVRIIRACRELGVKTVAVYSEVDKSSLHVELADEAFCIGPAAPQLSYLNIPAIISVAEVTGADAIHPGYGFLAENAKFAEVCSAHKINFIGPTVENIRLMGEKATARETMIAAKVPVVPGSDGIVDGIEPVLALAQKTGYPIIIKASAGGGGKGMRVAQNDEEAQKFLVTAQAEAKSAFGNADVYVEKYLVEPRHIEFQILADTYGNVIHLGERDCSIQRRHQKLIEEAPSPALNPDLRRRMGESAVLAAKAVNYVGAGTIEFLLDHDNNYYFMEMNTRIQVEHCVTEMVTGIDLIKEQIKIASGDKLTISQDDVKINGHAIEFRINCEDFYKGFIPVPGTINLFLPPGGPGVRVDTHIYPGYKVPSNYDSMLAKLIVWGRTRAEAIARGERALDEFIIDGVPTVIPFHQKVLANAFYRKGEVYTDFVPRRILIDEEKIG; translated from the coding sequence TTGTTTAAGAAAATTCTTATTGCGAATCGTGGAGAGATAGCTGTTAGAATTATCAGAGCTTGTCGTGAGCTAGGTGTTAAGACTGTTGCCGTTTATTCGGAGGTTGACAAGTCTTCGCTGCATGTTGAATTGGCTGATGAAGCTTTTTGCATCGGACCGGCGGCACCTCAACTAAGCTATCTCAACATCCCGGCTATTATTTCTGTTGCTGAGGTTACCGGAGCGGACGCGATTCATCCCGGGTATGGCTTTCTGGCAGAGAATGCAAAGTTTGCAGAAGTCTGTAGCGCGCATAAGATTAATTTCATCGGACCTACGGTAGAGAATATTCGTCTTATGGGCGAAAAAGCTACAGCGAGAGAAACAATGATAGCGGCTAAAGTTCCTGTCGTTCCGGGGTCAGACGGGATAGTCGATGGAATAGAGCCTGTTTTGGCATTAGCGCAGAAAACCGGATATCCAATAATTATCAAGGCTTCTGCCGGTGGCGGCGGAAAAGGAATGAGAGTAGCCCAGAATGATGAGGAAGCTCAAAAGTTCTTGGTTACTGCCCAGGCTGAAGCAAAGTCAGCATTCGGAAATGCTGATGTCTATGTAGAGAAATATTTGGTAGAACCACGGCATATTGAATTTCAAATCCTGGCAGATACTTATGGGAATGTGATTCACCTTGGTGAACGTGATTGTTCAATACAAAGGCGCCATCAGAAACTTATTGAAGAAGCTCCTTCTCCGGCATTAAACCCGGATCTTCGTCGAAGAATGGGAGAATCTGCTGTACTTGCAGCAAAAGCAGTAAATTATGTAGGTGCTGGCACAATTGAGTTCCTGTTGGACCATGATAATAATTATTATTTTATGGAAATGAACACGAGGATTCAGGTGGAACATTGCGTAACTGAGATGGTGACCGGTATCGATCTGATAAAAGAACAAATAAAGATCGCATCTGGAGATAAGCTTACTATTTCACAGGATGATGTTAAGATAAATGGGCATGCGATAGAGTTTAGAATTAATTGTGAAGATTTTTATAAAGGATTTATTCCTGTTCCTGGAACGATTAATTTGTTTTTGCCGCCAGGGGGGCCCGGTGTTCGCGTTGATACGCATATTTATCCGGGATATAAGGTTCCGTCCAACTACGATTCAATGTTAGCAAAACTGATTGTATGGGGTAGGACAAGAGCTGAAGCTATTGCTCGGGGAGAGCGTGCTTTAGATGAATTTATCATTGATGGGGTTCCTACTGTTATTCCTTTTCACCAAAAAGTGCTTGCTAACGCTTTTTATCGAAAAGGTGAAGTTTACACTGACTTCGTACCGCGAAGAATTTTAATTGATGAAGAAAAAATAGGTTAG
- a CDS encoding FkbM family methyltransferase: MDIIDCTDKVNAIAKIHTMMEILYDSLVYRVAWKDVEESAKFKDFYRKFSDVLYGYIGYSQAGQDLFVTTFYSNKKNGYFVEIGASDGITNSNTFILEEKYDWKGICIEPNSEFEKLINNRKCLCVNACLSDRVEEIDFLEDGNPVAKGLSGIVKYLGTYKPEGTNYKLTTTRFLDVLIEHNAPNLIDYLSIDTEGSEYIILKDFPFEIYRFGVITVEHNSEKEKRSDLYNLLTSNNYLRVLESPLDDFYVHMDFCKAKV, encoded by the coding sequence ATGGATATTATTGATTGTACGGATAAAGTAAATGCCATAGCAAAAATTCACACGATGATGGAAATTCTCTACGATAGTCTGGTATATAGAGTTGCCTGGAAAGATGTGGAAGAATCTGCTAAATTTAAAGATTTTTATAGAAAATTTTCCGATGTATTATATGGATATATCGGGTATTCACAAGCTGGGCAAGACTTGTTTGTTACCACTTTTTATAGTAATAAGAAAAATGGGTATTTTGTTGAGATCGGTGCCAGTGATGGCATAACAAATAGTAATACATTTATATTGGAAGAAAAATATGATTGGAAGGGCATATGTATTGAACCCAATAGCGAATTTGAAAAATTAATAAATAATAGGAAATGCCTGTGTGTAAATGCCTGCTTAAGTGACAGAGTTGAAGAAATAGATTTTTTAGAAGACGGTAATCCGGTAGCTAAAGGTTTGAGCGGTATAGTAAAATATCTGGGAACCTATAAACCTGAAGGAACTAATTATAAATTAACTACAACAAGATTTTTAGATGTATTGATCGAGCATAATGCACCCAATTTAATTGATTATCTCAGCATTGATACCGAGGGTAGTGAATATATAATACTCAAAGATTTCCCTTTTGAGATATACCGGTTTGGCGTTATTACAGTAGAACATAATAGTGAAAAAGAAAAAAGAAGCGATCTTTATAATTTGTTAACATCCAATAACTATTTGAGAGTACTGGAATCCCCTCTGGACGATTTTTATGTGCATATGGATTTTTGTAAGGCAAAGGTATAA
- the nusB gene encoding transcription antitermination factor NusB yields the protein MGKRNTARRLAMQCLYQLEIKQNNFDEILNDTIISANYIEATKDFALILTKGTYENLGSVDEIIKNKSKDWSFDRIAKIDKSILRVAIHEMINMDTPVSVVINEAIEMAKKYSTEESVKFINGILGNIKPNGGEKR from the coding sequence ATGGGAAAAAGAAATACTGCTCGAAGGCTGGCTATGCAATGCTTATATCAGCTTGAGATAAAACAAAATAATTTTGATGAAATACTTAATGATACCATTATTAGCGCTAATTATATCGAGGCTACGAAAGACTTTGCTCTGATACTTACTAAGGGGACCTACGAGAACTTAGGCAGTGTAGATGAAATAATAAAGAATAAGTCGAAAGACTGGAGCTTCGACAGAATAGCTAAGATTGATAAGAGTATTCTACGAGTAGCAATTCACGAAATGATCAATATGGATACCCCGGTTTCCGTTGTTATAAATGAAGCCATTGAAATGGCGAAAAAGTACAGTACAGAGGAATCTGTTAAGTTTATCAATGGGATATTAGGGAACATAAAACCAAACGGCGGAGAGAAACGTTAG
- a CDS encoding phosphoribosylamine--glycine ligase yields MRVLVVGSGGREHAIVWKLAQSPIVKEIYCAPGNAGTSEIANAVAINADDIEALLSFVKEKAIDLTVVGPEIPLINGIVDTFNAAGLNIIGPNKDAAQLEGSKVFCKNILKKYNIPTAQFESFSDAASAKSYIKQVGAPIVVKADGAAAGKGVTVAMTVEEALDAVNKMMEEKIFGEAGNNIVIEEFLQGEETSILAFCDGITILPMASAQDHKRIFDNDEGPNTGGMGAYSPVPIVTSELESEIQETILKPTIDALRKEGILFRGILFAGLMLTKDGPKVIEYNVRFGDPETQVVLPRMKNDLAEVFNAIIENKLADIKLSWDTKFSVGVVMAAQGYPENYAKGMKVYGLDTFKNIQDTFAFHAGTEIKNGNVVTNGGRVFNIVALASTLDKAIDKVYSDILNISFAGAYYRRDIGAKGLK; encoded by the coding sequence ATGAGAGTTCTGGTTGTAGGAAGTGGCGGGCGAGAACACGCTATAGTATGGAAGCTCGCTCAAAGTCCTATTGTAAAAGAAATTTATTGTGCTCCCGGCAACGCAGGAACTTCAGAGATTGCGAACGCCGTAGCGATTAATGCAGATGATATTGAGGCTCTTCTTTCTTTTGTTAAAGAGAAAGCCATTGATCTGACTGTTGTAGGCCCTGAAATTCCTTTGATTAACGGGATTGTAGACACTTTTAACGCTGCTGGTTTGAATATAATTGGACCAAATAAGGATGCAGCTCAGCTCGAAGGTAGCAAAGTGTTCTGTAAAAATATATTGAAAAAGTACAATATTCCGACAGCTCAGTTCGAATCGTTTTCTGATGCTGCTTCTGCTAAATCTTATATTAAGCAAGTAGGCGCCCCTATTGTTGTCAAGGCTGATGGAGCTGCTGCAGGTAAGGGTGTTACCGTTGCAATGACAGTTGAAGAAGCCCTGGATGCTGTGAATAAGATGATGGAAGAAAAGATTTTCGGGGAAGCTGGGAACAATATTGTTATTGAAGAATTTTTGCAGGGAGAGGAAACCTCCATACTGGCTTTTTGTGACGGTATTACTATTCTTCCTATGGCAAGTGCTCAAGATCATAAAAGGATATTTGACAATGACGAAGGACCCAATACCGGTGGAATGGGCGCGTATTCCCCTGTTCCTATCGTGACAAGCGAGCTTGAATCCGAAATACAGGAAACGATACTTAAACCTACTATTGATGCGTTACGAAAAGAAGGTATCTTATTTCGCGGTATATTATTTGCCGGATTGATGCTTACTAAAGATGGACCAAAAGTGATCGAGTATAATGTAAGATTTGGAGATCCCGAAACACAAGTAGTCTTGCCAAGAATGAAAAACGACTTAGCTGAAGTGTTTAATGCGATTATTGAGAATAAACTTGCCGATATCAAATTATCTTGGGATACAAAGTTTAGTGTTGGTGTTGTAATGGCCGCTCAAGGTTATCCGGAAAACTATGCAAAAGGAATGAAGGTATATGGCCTAGACACATTTAAAAATATCCAGGATACTTTTGCCTTTCATGCCGGAACAGAAATTAAGAATGGCAACGTCGTTACTAATGGAGGAAGGGTATTTAATATTGTGGCTCTTGCTTCTACATTAGATAAAGCGATTGATAAAGTATATTCAGATATTTTGAACATTTCTTTTGCTGGTGCATATTATAGACGAGATATTGGTGCAAAAGGATTAAAGTGA
- a CDS encoding non-canonical purine NTP pyrophosphatase, whose amino-acid sequence MKLLIATKNNHKSMEIRAFFEGSGLELESLLDYPEIPETIEDGNTFEENAIKKARECMQQTGILTLADDSGLEVDILGGKPGVLSARFAGPGASGEEMCKKIIDLMSGVPWEKRTARFRCVIAIVCGDKLDLAQGTVEGYILNELNGEGGFGYDPIFYYPPLDKTLAQIDLSEKNKISHRGQALTKAKMLLEKYKTIS is encoded by the coding sequence GTGAAGCTATTAATTGCTACTAAAAATAATCATAAATCTATGGAAATCCGTGCTTTTTTCGAAGGGAGCGGTCTTGAGCTGGAATCTTTATTAGATTACCCAGAAATTCCAGAAACTATCGAAGATGGAAATACATTTGAAGAAAATGCGATAAAAAAAGCTAGAGAGTGCATGCAGCAAACCGGGATATTAACTCTCGCAGATGATTCCGGATTAGAAGTTGATATTTTAGGAGGAAAGCCGGGGGTTCTCAGTGCTCGCTTTGCAGGTCCGGGTGCTTCAGGTGAAGAGATGTGTAAGAAGATCATCGACCTAATGTCCGGTGTTCCATGGGAGAAGCGTACGGCTAGATTTCGTTGTGTTATAGCTATTGTTTGTGGTGATAAATTAGACTTGGCTCAGGGAACTGTTGAAGGCTATATTCTTAATGAACTAAATGGTGAAGGCGGATTCGGCTATGATCCGATTTTTTATTATCCCCCTCTCGACAAAACGTTAGCTCAAATAGATTTGTCTGAAAAGAATAAAATAAGCCATAGAGGACAAGCGTTAACTAAAGCAAAAATGTTGCTTGAAAAATATAAGACAATAAGCTAG